In the Victivallis sp. Marseille-Q1083 genome, one interval contains:
- a CDS encoding pyridoxamine kinase has protein sequence MKRIVTIQDISCVGKCSLTVALPIISAMGVECAVLPTAVLSTHTMFPDFTFRDLTDDIRPIAAHWQAEKIGFDAIYTGYLGSFEQLKLISEFIDNFKTPGTLVFIDPVMADNGKLYTGFTPEFARAMAGLCGRADVIVPNLTEAAFLLDLPYQAGGYDENYIRERLKRLAGLGARSVVLTGVSFRPDELGVMGYHAEKDEFFSYFHRKIEVSFHGTGDIFSSTAVGALMRGFSLERALALAADYTVDCIEGTMNSPGHAWYGVEFEPAIPGLVARLNR, from the coding sequence ATGAAAAGAATTGTTACCATCCAGGATATTTCCTGCGTCGGCAAATGTTCGCTGACGGTGGCGCTGCCGATTATTTCGGCGATGGGCGTCGAATGTGCCGTGCTGCCGACGGCAGTGCTCTCGACTCACACGATGTTTCCCGACTTCACCTTCCGCGACCTTACCGACGACATCCGGCCGATCGCCGCCCACTGGCAGGCGGAAAAAATCGGCTTTGACGCCATTTACACCGGCTATCTCGGCTCGTTCGAACAACTGAAGCTGATCTCGGAATTCATCGACAATTTCAAAACGCCGGGCACTCTGGTTTTCATCGATCCGGTCATGGCCGACAACGGCAAACTTTATACCGGCTTCACACCGGAGTTTGCCCGGGCGATGGCCGGACTCTGCGGCCGGGCCGACGTGATCGTCCCGAACCTGACCGAAGCGGCCTTCCTGCTCGACCTCCCTTACCAGGCCGGCGGCTACGACGAAAACTATATCCGGGAGCGGCTCAAACGTCTGGCCGGACTGGGCGCCAGGAGCGTGGTATTGACCGGTGTGAGCTTCCGACCGGACGAGCTCGGCGTGATGGGCTATCATGCCGAAAAAGACGAATTCTTCAGCTACTTCCACCGGAAAATCGAGGTTTCCTTCCACGGGACCGGCGACATCTTTTCCAGCACCGCGGTGGGCGCGCTGATGCGCGGCTTTTCACTCGAACGGGCGCTGGCGCTGGCGGCCGATTATACGGTTGACTGCATCGAAGGCACCATGAATTCCCCCGGCCACGCCTGGTATGGCGTCGAATTCGAACCGGCGATCCCGGGGCTGGTGGCCCGGTTGAACCGCTGA